A stretch of Lactuca sativa cultivar Salinas chromosome 6, Lsat_Salinas_v11, whole genome shotgun sequence DNA encodes these proteins:
- the LOC111888474 gene encoding transcription factor bHLH148, whose translation MASSTLIPNPVTNNTDRARDSSKRRKRKKIQRQSTVNGRDQISQNLNSCNNHITPWKSEVQQQVYSSKLLQALRQVRQTSGIGTGASPTKSPGRGRAVREAADRVLAVTAKGRTRWSRAILTNKLKLKFMKSNRRQRGMVATATGNSRLKKPRVSILRLKTKNLPAVQRKMRVLGGLVPGCRKQSLPVVLEEATDYIPALEMQVRAMAALVNLLSGGSSSTPVSGADSFSRPPPNL comes from the coding sequence ATGGCGTCGTCAACGTTGATTCCGAATCCGGTAACGAACAACACAGACAGAGCACGTGATTCATCGAAAAGGAGAAAGAGAAAGAAAATCCAAAGGCAATCTACTGTTAATGGTAGAGATCAGATCAGTCAGAACTTGAATTCCTGTAACAATCATATTACGCCATGGAAATCGGAAGTTCAACAGCAAGTTTACAGCTCGAAACTCCTTCAAGCTCTCCGTCAAGTCCGACAGACCTCCGGTATCGGTACCGGCGCTTCTCCTACTAAATCTCCCGGCCGCGGACGCGCCGTCCGTGAGGCCGCTGACCGAGTCCTTGCCGTCACGGCAAAAGGCCGTACACGATGGAGCCGTGCGATTCTCACAAATAAACTCAAACTTAAATTCATGAAGAGTAACAGAAGACAGAGAGGAATGGTTGCGACGGCGACCGGCAATAGCCGGTTAAAGAAACCGAGAGTGAGTATATTGAGGTTGAAAACAAAGAACTTGCCGGCCGTTCAACGGAAAATGCGTGTTCTCGGAGGCTTAGTTCCCGGTTGCCGGAAACAATCGTTGCCGGTTGTATTAGAAGAAGCGACTGATTATATCCCAGCTCTTGAGATGCAGGTTAGAGCCATGGCTGCTCTCGTTAACCTTCTCTCCGGTGGATCCAGTTCTACACCCGTCTCCGGCGCCGATAGTTTTAGCCGGCCACCACCCAACTTATGA